One region of Edaphobacter bradus genomic DNA includes:
- a CDS encoding beta-1,3-glucanase family protein: protein MLLLLFAVLCSSEVRAQQVEPSLPLSQRLSINLAAGVPEYVGNAASSSNAPQSQWWFENTNNSTAYSSPGFVESSDSSGNWQQVGLPYDANIPRTFINQTSGGGQGSLTGNENWYRLHFKVDPKYAGQKFMLNIEGAHTGVQVFINGTLLKGISAVAANAQATHVVGFIPVVLDLTPYLHTDGATDNVIAVDVSRGDPWFEQPGFSGAFRFGQAMAGLFRNVYLYVTNPVHIPINVYSNQKTWGTYVGTVSEVPAAGATATAASAVVEVQTNVLNETATTQQVTLTTQIVDANGNVVVTAPPITQSVGPMTAGNFPSTPAPMFDQQITVPNPTLWYPNNSIYGKPYMYKVYHIVSVNGVVVDSAQSPLGIRTLTWDNNFPYFNGHAHYMWGGSGRYDYPALGSSVPEEQQWRDLAQIAAGGGNVWRPGHSTSSEELVEAADAYGIMIDQPSGDGEGNFTNPSADDTTLKVELHRDMIIRDRSHPSILDWEEDNGGNNQSLANTLATLEAQWDSIQPRKQATRSGVPSYAFINECDGAGCEVGNKQSNPQYPAFGAEYWDNIGTGRGLAWDNELSFAAPYLKDWRDGRAANTFGMAQWYFADSPGEVSLYSEFQNQPQMVNFVRSLGYSSVDMNRFPRLLYYIYQANWTPYSVQPVVHLAHHWNRAYEYTQGTPIQENAFSNCPSVRLLINGAAKDPVTGAVLADQTPNAWDTNSNDLTQSTTGMPGQVHWMVNWAPGTVTAVCLDNTGNAVPGVTDTRTTAGPEYKIVLSAVPELTKPDGTSFQWTSNGSDAAFVTAAVEDAQGNLVPTAADNVTFTVTGPATYMGGSQQYVADPTWTNYYQDAFSKANSNVIQGVPYAFFHAPGDPELNFEGGLTKIALRSTFTPGTVTVTATAPGLVSGSVQLTSVAPPAPVQSQAPSIIVPPVNASVTAGYQATFTVAASGSGTLSYQWYLNGSPVAGATGTSYTTAATTTADNGDSISVTVTSSFGTVSSNPVTLSVSQPANVAITTQPASQTIVVGQSATLTVAATGSPQLNYQWFENGTQVASGPQNSFTTPILTTPGTLSFYVIVSNPLNQVQSLTAVLTVNAATPVSITTQPASQIVATNQPVQLTAVVAGSAPYTYQWQFTPTGGASTILVSNTQTSNTISYTIPVMSAANVGSYTVTVNNAANAPVTSAAAKLTLAPPGINLALDMPATSSSTQNTCGDGTTAPPFSGANCLGAENAVDGSLGTRWASASAGAPPSPPVPGVDPSWLQVDLGSVQSFNTVIINWENAYATQYQILYTSEDPSTNPTWNVAYTNNAGAGGTETLSFATVQGRYIRMQGIQRATQYGYSLYEFQVYDVAQCGGSGERYTVNSSNPNLVVDNLLGLTWTRTIHTDTTPGSQFTGVDAANYCSSINMRLPSKAEALNISGNNNASCAFPGVWNTWTSTVNPNDATETAIVNFDGTSTWNVTNNYPGATLCAAGTSADQAPSIQTQPQPTTVAVGKQATFTVAATGKPAPTYQWFENGTAIPGATAPTYITQPAASTDNGALFSAAVSNGSGTITSNSALLTVGGQVNAPTIATQPASQTATVGNTATFTVVAGGTGPFTYQWYKNGVAIAGAANATYTTPNLTTADSGSVFYVIVTNAGGSVTSANATLTVNTSNAPTITTQPASQTATVGNTATFTVVAGGTGPFTYQWYKNGVAIAGATNATYTTPNLTAADSGNAFHVTVTNAGGSVTSANATLTVNTNSGSGGANLALGKPATSSGDENPNLGPGNAVDGNLTTRWSSAFVDPSWIQVDLGTPTIVNKVVLRWENAHGIAYLIQVSNDLQTWNTVYTQTAGQGGVETLTFPTVTARYIRMYGTARSTQYGYSLYEFEVYGADVPQIVTQPANQTVAAGNTATFSVVAGGTGPFTYQWQRNGVAIPGATSTSYTTPILTSGDSGSSFTVVVTNANGSTTSLPATVTVNIGAPVGANLALNQPTKQSGSENANLGSANAVDGNLTTRWSSAFVDPSWVEVDLGAAKTIGQVVLRWENAYGKAYQIQVSNDEQTWSTVYTQSAGTGGVENITFPPVSARYVRMFGTTRATQYGYSLYEFEVYAAATAPTITTQPTNQTANTGATATFTVVAGGTGPFTYQWRKNGVAISGATAASYTTPVLASNDNGGQYSVIVGNAYGTVTSAAAALTVNNSGSGYTIYPGFVGVDLNNNTNGAWADNQVYVTVIGIDPNTNKFGYLTPDGTIIDFTLNDSSATGHLAKNGQNYGNYSFTLAQSKLLKIPTFISARAYISLGEPLYVQVNGDGKGGVAGYAGPNPQNPTDPNINVHYDWYEFNNQNGIFINTTQVDQFGLPLLLDVWGAGGTFHQQVGITESVAQIDSEFASEVPAEFQPPTMSNLRILSPSKLSMAPGGAHANYFDNYIASAWAQFNTTPLTVTLNGRQFTGTTSGSTFTFTEVNPAAANAGEVFLVQQPSTQDVLECAGTMATGVPGNTPQLQDENAKQLQLQNQICSAINRHVLLSPADWTNASAYYGAAPANFYSQFWHKHSIGGLAYGFSYDDNNNQSTTIATPQPEHLAFGIGW, encoded by the coding sequence ATGCTCCTGCTCCTGTTTGCGGTGCTTTGCTCGAGCGAAGTCCGGGCGCAGCAGGTGGAGCCGTCGCTGCCGCTCTCGCAGCGATTGTCGATCAATCTTGCGGCAGGAGTGCCAGAGTACGTCGGGAACGCCGCCTCGAGCTCCAATGCGCCGCAAAGTCAATGGTGGTTCGAGAATACAAATAACTCGACGGCGTATTCGTCCCCTGGTTTTGTGGAGAGTTCGGATAGCTCCGGCAACTGGCAACAGGTTGGTTTGCCCTATGACGCGAACATACCCCGCACCTTCATCAACCAGACCTCCGGCGGTGGCCAGGGATCGTTGACTGGAAACGAGAACTGGTACCGTCTGCACTTCAAGGTGGATCCGAAGTATGCGGGCCAGAAGTTTATGCTCAATATCGAAGGTGCGCACACCGGAGTTCAGGTGTTCATCAATGGCACTTTGTTGAAGGGCATCAGCGCGGTTGCTGCGAATGCGCAGGCAACGCACGTGGTTGGTTTCATTCCCGTGGTTCTCGATCTAACGCCATATCTGCACACCGACGGTGCAACCGACAACGTCATTGCGGTGGACGTATCCAGAGGGGATCCCTGGTTTGAGCAGCCTGGTTTCTCTGGGGCCTTCCGCTTCGGCCAGGCCATGGCCGGACTATTCCGCAACGTCTATCTATACGTCACCAATCCTGTCCATATTCCGATCAATGTGTACTCGAATCAGAAGACCTGGGGCACGTACGTTGGAACGGTCTCTGAAGTTCCTGCCGCGGGGGCAACCGCGACTGCGGCCTCGGCTGTGGTCGAAGTGCAGACGAATGTTCTCAATGAGACAGCCACAACGCAGCAGGTTACGTTGACCACGCAGATTGTGGATGCGAATGGAAATGTCGTGGTGACTGCGCCGCCGATCACGCAATCGGTGGGCCCAATGACGGCGGGCAACTTCCCCTCCACGCCGGCGCCGATGTTCGACCAGCAAATTACAGTTCCGAATCCGACGTTGTGGTATCCGAACAACTCGATCTACGGAAAGCCATATATGTACAAGGTCTACCACATCGTCAGCGTCAATGGCGTGGTGGTCGATTCGGCGCAGAGCCCGCTCGGTATCCGCACCCTTACCTGGGACAATAACTTCCCCTACTTCAACGGTCATGCGCACTATATGTGGGGTGGTTCTGGACGTTACGATTACCCGGCACTTGGCTCCTCTGTTCCGGAAGAGCAGCAGTGGCGCGACCTGGCGCAGATAGCGGCCGGGGGAGGCAATGTCTGGCGGCCCGGCCACTCGACAAGCAGCGAAGAGTTGGTGGAGGCGGCAGATGCCTATGGCATCATGATCGACCAGCCGAGTGGCGATGGGGAGGGTAATTTCACAAACCCATCGGCAGACGATACCACCTTGAAGGTGGAACTGCATCGCGACATGATCATCCGCGATCGCAGCCATCCTTCGATTCTGGACTGGGAGGAGGATAACGGCGGCAACAATCAGAGCCTCGCGAATACCCTGGCGACCTTGGAAGCGCAATGGGATTCGATCCAGCCTCGGAAACAAGCCACCCGTTCCGGAGTGCCTTCGTATGCGTTCATCAACGAATGCGACGGCGCCGGTTGTGAGGTCGGAAACAAGCAATCTAATCCTCAATATCCCGCGTTTGGAGCTGAATATTGGGACAACATCGGAACGGGCCGCGGTCTAGCCTGGGATAACGAACTCTCGTTTGCCGCACCCTATTTGAAGGACTGGCGCGACGGCAGAGCGGCAAACACCTTCGGTATGGCGCAGTGGTACTTCGCCGACTCGCCGGGTGAAGTGAGTCTCTACTCGGAGTTTCAAAATCAGCCCCAGATGGTAAATTTTGTCCGTTCCCTGGGATATTCCTCGGTGGATATGAACAGATTTCCGAGGCTGCTCTACTACATTTATCAGGCGAACTGGACCCCTTACTCCGTCCAGCCGGTTGTCCATCTGGCGCACCACTGGAATCGCGCCTATGAGTACACCCAGGGCACGCCGATCCAGGAGAATGCTTTCAGCAATTGCCCCTCCGTTCGCCTGTTGATCAACGGCGCGGCTAAAGATCCGGTCACGGGAGCCGTTCTCGCGGATCAGACGCCTAACGCATGGGACACCAATTCCAACGACCTCACCCAGAGCACCACCGGTATGCCTGGTCAGGTTCACTGGATGGTGAACTGGGCCCCAGGTACCGTCACCGCGGTATGCCTGGACAACACCGGAAACGCGGTCCCTGGCGTAACCGACACGCGCACGACGGCCGGTCCCGAATACAAGATCGTTCTGAGCGCTGTTCCGGAGCTGACGAAGCCGGATGGCACCAGCTTCCAGTGGACTTCGAACGGTTCCGACGCGGCCTTTGTGACGGCTGCTGTGGAGGATGCGCAGGGCAACCTTGTGCCCACCGCCGCCGACAACGTTACATTCACGGTGACTGGCCCTGCCACCTATATGGGCGGCAGTCAGCAATATGTTGCCGATCCCACCTGGACGAACTACTACCAGGATGCGTTCTCCAAGGCCAACAGCAACGTGATCCAGGGCGTACCGTACGCCTTCTTCCACGCGCCTGGCGACCCTGAGCTGAACTTTGAGGGGGGATTGACTAAGATCGCCCTGCGCAGCACCTTCACCCCAGGAACAGTGACCGTGACCGCAACCGCGCCGGGGCTTGTGAGTGGCAGCGTCCAGCTGACTTCCGTCGCGCCGCCGGCTCCTGTTCAGTCGCAAGCACCGTCCATCATCGTGCCCCCAGTGAACGCTTCGGTAACAGCTGGTTATCAGGCAACCTTCACCGTTGCGGCCAGCGGTTCGGGAACGCTTAGCTACCAGTGGTATCTGAACGGAAGTCCAGTCGCGGGAGCAACTGGAACCTCCTATACCACGGCCGCAACGACAACGGCGGATAACGGCGACAGTATCTCCGTAACGGTCACAAGCAGTTTTGGCACAGTTTCATCGAACCCCGTCACCCTTTCGGTAAGCCAGCCGGCCAACGTAGCCATCACGACGCAGCCTGCTTCGCAGACCATTGTTGTCGGGCAGTCGGCAACGTTGACCGTCGCTGCGACCGGTTCGCCCCAGCTCAATTACCAGTGGTTTGAAAATGGCACGCAGGTAGCGTCCGGGCCACAGAACAGCTTCACCACCCCTATCCTCACGACTCCGGGAACGCTGAGTTTCTATGTCATTGTCAGCAACCCTCTCAACCAGGTTCAATCATTAACAGCAGTGCTCACCGTCAACGCCGCGACGCCGGTAAGCATCACAACCCAGCCTGCCAGTCAGATCGTTGCGACAAACCAGCCGGTGCAGTTGACAGCGGTAGTCGCCGGTTCCGCTCCTTACACGTACCAATGGCAGTTCACTCCGACAGGCGGCGCCTCTACCATCCTTGTGAGCAACACGCAGACCTCCAACACCATCAGCTACACGATTCCAGTGATGAGTGCTGCCAATGTTGGCTCGTACACGGTAACGGTCAACAACGCCGCGAATGCTCCTGTCACGAGCGCCGCAGCGAAACTGACCCTTGCACCTCCAGGGATCAACCTGGCCCTGGATATGCCGGCCACCTCCAGCAGCACACAGAACACGTGCGGCGATGGAACGACGGCTCCACCGTTCAGCGGCGCCAATTGCCTGGGAGCAGAGAATGCCGTAGACGGCAGTCTTGGTACCCGGTGGGCATCGGCGTCGGCAGGCGCGCCTCCATCACCCCCTGTCCCGGGCGTCGACCCATCCTGGCTGCAGGTGGATCTTGGTTCGGTGCAGTCATTCAATACGGTCATCATCAACTGGGAGAATGCATACGCGACGCAGTATCAGATCCTTTACACAAGCGAGGATCCTTCAACCAACCCGACCTGGAACGTGGCTTACACCAATAACGCCGGAGCGGGTGGAACGGAGACTCTGAGCTTTGCTACCGTGCAGGGCCGCTACATCCGTATGCAGGGAATACAGCGCGCGACTCAGTACGGGTACTCGCTCTATGAGTTCCAGGTCTACGATGTCGCTCAATGCGGCGGCTCGGGAGAGCGCTATACGGTCAATTCCTCCAATCCCAACCTGGTCGTTGATAACCTGCTTGGTCTGACATGGACCCGCACCATCCACACGGATACCACCCCCGGTTCGCAATTCACTGGGGTGGATGCGGCAAACTATTGCTCAAGCATCAATATGCGTCTTCCCTCCAAGGCTGAAGCGCTCAACATCAGCGGCAACAACAACGCTTCCTGCGCGTTTCCAGGCGTCTGGAACACATGGACATCAACGGTGAATCCAAATGATGCCACCGAGACCGCGATCGTCAACTTCGACGGTACGTCGACCTGGAATGTAACCAATAACTACCCCGGCGCGACACTCTGCGCCGCGGGAACATCCGCGGACCAGGCTCCTTCGATACAAACGCAACCTCAACCCACGACGGTAGCTGTCGGAAAACAAGCCACGTTTACCGTGGCTGCGACGGGAAAACCTGCGCCAACCTACCAGTGGTTTGAAAATGGCACTGCCATCCCCGGAGCGACGGCGCCGACTTACATTACGCAGCCGGCCGCTTCTACCGACAATGGCGCGCTCTTCAGCGCGGCAGTTTCGAATGGGAGCGGCACAATCACCAGCAACTCAGCCCTCCTGACGGTCGGCGGCCAGGTGAATGCTCCGACCATTGCGACGCAGCCTGCAAGTCAGACTGCCACTGTCGGCAACACCGCGACCTTTACCGTTGTCGCGGGCGGAACGGGTCCATTCACTTACCAGTGGTATAAGAACGGTGTTGCCATCGCTGGCGCGGCGAACGCCACGTATACAACTCCTAACCTCACAACGGCGGATAGTGGCAGCGTGTTCTACGTCATCGTGACGAACGCAGGCGGTTCGGTCACCTCTGCAAACGCAACGCTAACTGTCAACACCAGTAATGCTCCGACCATTACGACGCAGCCTGCAAGTCAGACTGCCACTGTCGGCAACACCGCGACCTTTACCGTCGTCGCGGGCGGAACGGGTCCATTCACTTATCAGTGGTACAAAAACGGTGTTGCCATCGCTGGCGCGACGAACGCCACGTATACAACTCCCAACCTCACAGCGGCGGACAGCGGCAACGCGTTCCACGTTACCGTGACGAACGCAGGCGGTTCGGTTACCTCTGCAAACGCAACGCTAACTGTCAACACCAATTCCGGTTCAGGTGGCGCGAACCTGGCGCTCGGCAAACCGGCTACCTCAAGCGGTGATGAGAATCCCAATCTTGGACCTGGTAATGCGGTGGACGGCAACCTAACCACGCGCTGGTCATCAGCTTTTGTCGACCCTTCATGGATCCAGGTAGATCTTGGAACTCCAACGATAGTCAACAAGGTTGTGCTGCGCTGGGAGAATGCCCATGGCATCGCTTACCTGATTCAAGTTTCCAACGACCTGCAGACCTGGAATACGGTCTACACACAAACCGCAGGCCAAGGGGGCGTGGAAACCCTGACATTCCCCACAGTCACTGCGCGTTACATCCGTATGTATGGCACTGCCAGGTCTACGCAGTATGGGTACTCACTCTATGAGTTCGAGGTCTACGGTGCTGACGTGCCGCAGATCGTCACCCAGCCTGCCAACCAAACAGTGGCTGCCGGCAATACGGCTACGTTCAGTGTTGTAGCCGGTGGAACTGGTCCGTTCACTTATCAATGGCAGCGCAACGGGGTTGCTATTCCGGGCGCTACTTCAACCAGCTACACGACACCGATTCTCACTTCGGGCGACAGCGGTAGCAGCTTTACGGTTGTAGTCACGAACGCCAACGGGTCCACGACCTCTTTGCCGGCCACCGTGACTGTCAACATAGGCGCGCCCGTGGGAGCAAACCTGGCGCTCAATCAACCGACCAAGCAAAGCGGTAGCGAGAACGCCAATCTCGGTTCGGCCAATGCAGTAGATGGCAATCTGACCACGCGCTGGTCGTCTGCCTTCGTCGATCCTTCCTGGGTGGAGGTTGATCTCGGCGCAGCGAAGACGATTGGACAGGTCGTGCTGCGCTGGGAGAACGCCTATGGCAAGGCCTACCAGATTCAGGTCTCGAACGACGAGCAGACCTGGAGCACCGTCTACACCCAGTCTGCCGGTACTGGCGGAGTGGAAAACATCACCTTCCCGCCGGTGAGCGCCCGCTACGTTCGTATGTTCGGAACCACTCGGGCAACGCAGTACGGCTACTCACTGTATGAGTTCGAGGTCTACGCCGCCGCAACCGCACCCACCATCACCACTCAACCCACGAACCAGACCGCCAACACCGGCGCCACCGCGACCTTCACTGTCGTCGCGGGCGGCACCGGTCCCTTCACCTATCAGTGGCGCAAGAACGGCGTCGCCATCTCCGGCGCCACCGCGGCGAGCTACACCACACCTGTTCTGGCCTCTAACGACAATGGCGGCCAGTACAGCGTCATCGTCGGGAATGCCTACGGTACGGTTACTTCGGCTGCTGCGGCCCTCACGGTCAACAATTCAGGCTCGGGCTACACGATCTATCCGGGCTTTGTCGGAGTCGACCTGAACAACAACACCAATGGGGCATGGGCCGACAATCAGGTGTACGTCACCGTGATCGGAATCGATCCAAACACCAACAAGTTTGGCTATCTGACTCCCGATGGCACGATCATCGACTTCACGTTGAATGATAGTTCGGCGACCGGCCACCTGGCCAAGAACGGTCAGAACTACGGCAACTACTCCTTCACGCTTGCACAGAGCAAGCTGCTGAAGATTCCAACCTTCATCTCAGCCCGCGCCTACATCTCGCTCGGCGAACCCTTGTACGTTCAGGTCAATGGGGATGGCAAGGGAGGAGTGGCGGGGTACGCGGGACCCAACCCGCAGAATCCCACCGACCCGAACATCAACGTTCACTACGACTGGTACGAGTTCAACAACCAGAACGGGATCTTCATCAACACCACTCAGGTCGATCAGTTCGGTCTGCCTCTTCTGCTCGACGTTTGGGGTGCAGGAGGTACATTCCACCAGCAGGTCGGAATCACCGAATCGGTCGCCCAGATCGACAGTGAGTTTGCCAGCGAAGTCCCGGCCGAATTCCAGCCACCCACAATGTCTAACCTTCGCATTCTGTCGCCGTCCAAGCTGTCCATGGCTCCCGGAGGGGCACATGCTAACTACTTCGATAACTACATCGCCAGTGCGTGGGCGCAGTTCAATACCACCCCGCTCACGGTAACACTCAACGGCCGCCAGTTTACCGGCACCACATCGGGATCGACCTTCACCTTCACGGAGGTGAACCCCGCTGCGGCTAATGCCGGCGAGGTCTTCCTTGTGCAGCAGCCTTCCACGCAGGATGTTCTGGAGTGCGCTGGAACCATGGCAACTGGGGTTCCGGGAAACACGCCGCAGCTTCAGGACGAAAACGCCAAGCAGCTACAGTTGCAAAACCAGATCTGCTCGGCGATCAATCGCCACGTTCTCCTCAGCCCTGCGGACTGGACGAACGCATCGGCCTACTATGGCGCAGCGCCAGCAAACTTCTATTCGCAGTTCTGGCACAAACACTCCATTGGAGGCCTGGCATATGGGTTCTCCTACGATGACAACAACAATCAGAGCACGACCATCGCCACGCCTCAGCCGGAGCATCTGGCCTTCGGCATAGGCTGGTAA